A region from the Aegilops tauschii subsp. strangulata cultivar AL8/78 chromosome 5, Aet v6.0, whole genome shotgun sequence genome encodes:
- the LOC109773041 gene encoding uncharacterized protein, giving the protein MPRLMTHSRSFVANRGDPPPPSNKIPKSPFPPEKISMSFTSVWIMSRMARKEEPSSPVSDDNDDVGSTAMSSKRRPLSVARVPCRESSMLSGSHGAEGAGAEGGA; this is encoded by the exons ATGCCCAGGCTCATGACCCACAGCCGGAGCTTCGTCGCCAACAGGGGCGACCCTCCTCCGCCGTCGAACAAGATCCCCAAGAGCCCCTTCCCACCT GAGAAGATCTCGATGAGCTTCACGTCCGTGTGGATCATGAGCAGGATGGCCAGGAAGGAGGAGCCCTCCTCGCCGGTCtccgacgacaacgacgacgttGGCAGCACAGCCATGTCCTCCAAGCGGCGCCCCTTGTCGGTCGCTCGGGTGCCGTGCCGGGAAAGCTCAATGCTCTCGGGAAG CCATGGAGCAGAGGGAGCAGGCGCAGAAGGTGGCGCTTGA